In a single window of the Methanofollis ethanolicus genome:
- a CDS encoding helix-turn-helix domain-containing protein: MDETILEKHLSEVPSVIINAVNPLSDRKCWGIYIALLHTDEGLRFNQIKELFNAESSEVSRALKKLANAGLIAKKIHAIEDLGNREAAYYVSTPLGKNLLRSLYEGLLPSKNSPDVQRHINRASGCYPRIPYTKPSRVGIHNSARTLQPHVSPSSRRARR; this comes from the coding sequence ATGGATGAGACGATACTGGAAAAACACCTCTCCGAAGTCCCATCGGTGATCATCAACGCAGTCAACCCCTTAAGCGACAGAAAGTGCTGGGGCATTTACATCGCACTGCTACATACAGATGAGGGACTGAGATTTAACCAGATAAAGGAACTCTTCAACGCCGAGTCATCGGAAGTGTCGAGGGCCTTAAAAAAATTAGCAAATGCAGGCCTTATCGCAAAAAAGATCCATGCGATAGAAGATCTGGGCAATAGGGAGGCGGCATATTATGTTTCAACCCCGCTTGGAAAAAATCTGCTGAGATCTCTCTATGAAGGTCTGCTGCCCTCAAAAAACAGTCCCGATGTTCAGCGCCACATCAACCGGGCATCCGGATGCTACCCGAGAATACCATATACAAAACCATCCCGCGTCGGGATTCACAATTCTGCGAGGACGCTCCAACCTCACGTATCCCCATCATCACGGCGAGCACGGAGGTGA